A DNA window from Grus americana isolate bGruAme1 chromosome 27, bGruAme1.mat, whole genome shotgun sequence contains the following coding sequences:
- the LOC129197013 gene encoding olfactory receptor 14J1-like: protein MSYDRYVAICQPLHYGTLLGSRACVHMAAAAWGTGFLYAVLHTANTFSIPLCQGNALDQFFCEIPQILKLSCPHYYLREVGLLVVSACLFFGCFVFIVLSYVQIFRAMLRIPSEQGRHKAFSTCLPHLAVVSLFISTSFFAYLKPPSISSPFLDLVVAVLYSVVPPAVNPLIY, encoded by the coding sequence AtgtcctatgaccgctacgttgccatctgccaacccctgcactacgggaccctcctgggcagcagagcttgtgtccacatggcagcagctgcctggggcactgggtttctctatgctgtgctgcacacggccaatacattttctataccactctgccagggcaatgctctggaccagttcttctgtgaaatcccccagatcctcaagctctcctgcccacattactacctcagggaagttgggcttcttgtggttagtgcctgtttattctttggctgttttgttttcattgtgctgtcctatgtgcagatcttcagggccatgctgaggatcccctctgagcagggacggcacaaagccttttccacgtgcctccctcacctggctgtcgTCTCCCTGTTCATCAGCACTTCATtttttgcctacctgaagcccccctccatctcctccccatttctggacctggtggtggcagttctgtactcggtggtgcctccagcagtgaaccccctcatctac